The following are encoded in a window of Ignavibacteria bacterium genomic DNA:
- the rfaE2 gene encoding D-glycero-beta-D-manno-heptose 1-phosphate adenylyltransferase, which produces MQSRIGLLELDEFLKIRGSLRQENKKLVFTNGCFDIIHRGHVDYLTRAKELGDALVVALNSDSSVRKLKGQGRPVVSLIDRAFVLSNFKCVDFVISFNEETPFEIISKVVPDILVKGGDWKIDQIVGRDIVENNGGKVYSLKYVDNYSTSSILEKIKRL; this is translated from the coding sequence ATGCAATCGAGAATCGGATTACTAGAGCTTGATGAATTTTTGAAGATCAGAGGATCGCTGCGTCAAGAAAATAAAAAACTTGTTTTCACAAATGGCTGCTTTGATATTATTCACCGCGGGCATGTGGATTATCTGACAAGGGCAAAAGAGCTTGGCGATGCACTCGTTGTCGCATTGAATTCAGATAGCTCAGTTAGAAAACTAAAAGGTCAAGGCAGGCCCGTAGTAAGTTTAATCGACCGTGCATTTGTACTTTCGAATTTTAAGTGTGTAGACTTTGTCATAAGTTTTAATGAAGAAACTCCATTTGAAATTATATCGAAAGTAGTTCCGGATATTTTAGTTAAAGGAGGCGATTGGAAGATCGATCAAATCGTCGGAAGAGATATTGTCGAAAACAATGGCGGAAAAGTCTATTCTCTGAAGTACGTAGATAATTATTCCACCTCATCGATTTTAGAAAAGATAAAGAGACTCTAA